A section of the Hirschia baltica ATCC 49814 genome encodes:
- the trmD gene encoding tRNA (guanosine(37)-N1)-methyltransferase TrmD, giving the protein MRFDLTFLTLFPDAFPGMLDVSIIGRAKEQGIWSCETIDLRAFGEGKHRQVDDTPAGGGAGMVIRPDIMAQAIDSVDLKDRPLIYMSPRGKTLDQQKVRELADGPGMVILCGRFEGLDQRVIDEYDIEEISIGDFILAGGEVAAQVMSEACIRLLPEVAGNEESLEQESFETGLLEHPHYTKPRNWKNRPTPEVLLSGDHKKIDKWRLDQSLALTKARRPDLYASFKLNAATNARPKDKS; this is encoded by the coding sequence ATGCGTTTTGATCTAACCTTTCTAACTCTTTTTCCTGATGCTTTTCCGGGAATGCTGGATGTCTCAATTATCGGTCGTGCAAAAGAACAGGGTATCTGGTCTTGCGAGACTATTGATCTACGAGCTTTTGGGGAAGGTAAACATAGGCAGGTTGATGATACGCCGGCCGGTGGCGGGGCTGGCATGGTCATACGCCCCGATATTATGGCGCAAGCTATCGATTCTGTTGATCTTAAAGATCGACCCTTAATTTACATGTCGCCGCGTGGGAAAACATTGGATCAACAAAAAGTACGTGAGCTTGCGGATGGACCTGGTATGGTCATTTTATGTGGTCGTTTTGAGGGGCTGGATCAGCGCGTTATAGATGAATATGACATTGAAGAAATCTCGATCGGTGACTTTATTTTAGCTGGTGGTGAAGTTGCTGCTCAAGTTATGTCAGAGGCCTGTATTCGTCTTTTGCCGGAAGTTGCAGGCAATGAAGAGAGCTTAGAGCAAGAAAGTTTTGAAACTGGATTGCTTGAACATCCACATTATACTAAGCCAAGAAACTGGAAAAATAGACCGACTCCGGAAGTTTTATTGTCCGGAGACCATAAAAAGATAGACAAATGGCGTCTAGATCAGTCTTTGGCGTTGACAAAAGCCCGCAGACCAGATTTATACGCCTCCTTCAAGTTAAACGCAGCGACGAACGCGCGACCGAAAGATAAGAGCTAA
- the rplS gene encoding 50S ribosomal protein L19: protein MANIIQTLEAEEMQRVLGDKKIPDFSPGDTLRVSVKIKEGDRERVQAFEGVCIARAGGGIQENFTVRKLSFGEGVERVFPVVSPMLEGIEVKRKGKVRRAKLYYLRGRTGKAARIVERTTGHGIVRREKKVKA from the coding sequence ATGGCCAACATTATTCAAACTCTCGAAGCTGAAGAGATGCAACGCGTTCTCGGCGACAAGAAAATTCCTGACTTTTCACCAGGCGACACTCTACGTGTTAGTGTGAAGATTAAAGAAGGTGACCGCGAACGTGTTCAGGCGTTCGAAGGTGTATGTATCGCACGCGCAGGCGGCGGCATCCAAGAGAACTTCACAGTTCGCAAACTTTCATTTGGTGAAGGTGTGGAACGTGTATTCCCTGTTGTTTCTCCAATGCTTGAAGGCATTGAAGTGAAGCGTAAGGGTAAAGTTAGACGTGCGAAACTTTATTACCTTCGTGGACGTACTGGTAAAGCTGCTCGTATTGTTGAGCGTACAACTGGTCACGGCATTGTGCGTCGTGAGAAAAAAGTAAAAGCTTAG